Within the Erigeron canadensis isolate Cc75 chromosome 6, C_canadensis_v1, whole genome shotgun sequence genome, the region CGCCTCAAAAATTCCTAGTCAACCCACCGAGTGGACTCATTTCTCCCTTATCTCAAATCACCTTCCAAATAATCCTCAAACCGCAACCTCAAGTTCCTTCGTCTTTTCCACGCTCTGTTTCTGACCGGTTCCTTATCCGCACGAGTCGAGTCCCATTCACCGAGTCGACTCACTCCAACAATTCCACTCATCACTTGGACACTACTAACACATCCTGGACACAAGACATCAAACTTAAAGTTGCATTCGTGGGTCCATTTTTACTTCGGCATGCGGTGAATAACGGGGACTGTGAAGCCGTGAGGAGTATGGTCAAAATTCAGAGGACGGTATTGACCGACTTGTCAGCTCGGGAAGCCGAGTCACTCCACCGAGTTGCAAGTCGGTTAGATAACTCGGTGGAAATGGTTACTTTGTTACTAGAGGCCGGATTGAAAGTGGAGTCAACAAATTTAAATTTAGACGACGTGGAAGAATCTAAATGGATAGAGAAAGGATGGACAGAATTACACGTGGCAGTGTCATTTGATCGGGCGGATGAGGTTTCAAGATTGATTAAATTAGGAAAACGTGGGTCGTTGGATTGTAAAGATAGAGAAGGAAGGACACCGTTATATTTGGCTGCTACCAAAGGGTATGAGAGGTGTGTTAAGGTGTTGGCAGGTGCAGGGGCTAATGTGGACGCGAAGCGTAACGATGGTTGGACGGCATTGTATAGAGCAGCAGCGAGAGGTGACCGTCGGATGGTTAAAGTGTTGGTTGAGCTTGGAGCGAACCCTTCGATTGCAGACCGTTCAGCTGTTCATATTGCCCGTGACGAAGGACATGTAAGTAGACTAATTATAAGTACTCACAGTCATTTTACAACAAAGCATACA harbors:
- the LOC122606088 gene encoding protein VAPYRIN-like, translated to MMEKLVEVSDQVVCIDFVLGSKCRTTVRLRSLVATATVAFKIQTSSPQKFLVNPPSGLISPLSQITFQIILKPQPQVPSSFPRSVSDRFLIRTSRVPFTESTHSNNSTHHLDTTNTSWTQDIKLKVAFVGPFLLRHAVNNGDCEAVRSMVKIQRTVLTDLSAREAESLHRVASRLDNSVEMVTLLLEAGLKVESTNLNLDDVEESKWIEKGWTELHVAVSFDRADEVSRLIKLGKRGSLDCKDREGRTPLYLAATKGYERCVKVLAGAGANVDAKRNDGWTALYRAAARGDRRMVKVLVELGANPSIADRSAVHIARDEGHEEIVEILERGEEVLNAARRGDLIRLEFLLETDASVDFRDQYGLTAMHIAAIKGLNDVVMLLVEFGCDLECTDTEGKTPLHMAVIGGNKDTAEVLIIRGARMDVECHRGATPLHIAQTMGYESIAQFLLDQTIS